The proteins below are encoded in one region of Peromyscus eremicus chromosome 10, PerEre_H2_v1, whole genome shotgun sequence:
- the Atp5me gene encoding ATP synthase subunit e, mitochondrial isoform X2, translating into MVPPVQVSPLIKLCRYSALVLGMAYGAKRYSYLKPRAEEERRVAAEEKKRLDELKRIERELAEAQDDSILK; encoded by the exons ATGGTTCCCCCAGTTCAGGTCTCTCCGCTCATCAAG CTCTGCCGATACTCAGCCCTGGTCCTCGGCATGGCCTACGGCGCCAAGCGCTATA GTTACCTAAAACCCcgggcagaggaggagaggagggtggcAGCGGAGGAAAAGAAGAGACTAGATGAGCTGAAACGGATTGAGAGAGAACTGGCAGAAG CTCAAGATGACAGCATACTCAAGTGA
- the Atp5me gene encoding ATP synthase subunit e, mitochondrial isoform X1, with amino-acid sequence MVPPVQVSPLIKVNPLHRRCTLCRYSALVLGMAYGAKRYSYLKPRAEEERRVAAEEKKRLDELKRIERELAEAQDDSILK; translated from the exons ATGGTTCCCCCAGTTCAGGTCTCTCCGCTCATCAAGGTGAACCCGCTTCACCGTCGCTGCACG CTCTGCCGATACTCAGCCCTGGTCCTCGGCATGGCCTACGGCGCCAAGCGCTATA GTTACCTAAAACCCcgggcagaggaggagaggagggtggcAGCGGAGGAAAAGAAGAGACTAGATGAGCTGAAACGGATTGAGAGAGAACTGGCAGAAG CTCAAGATGACAGCATACTCAAGTGA
- the Slc49a3 gene encoding solute carrier family 49 member A3 has translation MGDRPEAWDRPGTSGTAGDEVPGPRAYARRWVFLLVVSLLSCSNAMLWLSFAPVADTIAQHFFLSMEQVNWLSLVYLVVSIPFGMAAIWVLDSVGLRGATVLGAWLNFAGSLLRAVPCLDVRIPNPFAFFMSGQSLCAVAQTLVISSPAKLAALWFPEHQRATANMIGTMSNPLGILVANVLSPALVKKAEDIPMMLGIYIVPAALACLLATACLWESVPPTPPSAGAASSTSESFFHGLKLLIQNKAYVILAICFGGGIGIFSSFSALLEQILCANGYSNEFSGLCGALFIVFGILGALLLGLYVDRTKHFTEATKIGLCLTSMTFVAFALVSQLRGQTFALAAICSLLGLFGFSVAPVVMELAVECSFPVGEGASAGLIFVLGQAEGVLIMLLLTALTVRRTGPSFSTCQQGEEPLDWTESLLLLAGLCTLLTCVLVLFFNTPYRRLEAESGGPTSSRMCAREPKIISPTQVPPLETRGLTSPAGALQEAPDPASLFKGHSEWAETSSKAEAC, from the exons ATGGGGGACAGGCCGGAAGCCTGGGACAGGCCGGGAACATCTGGGACCGCCGGAGACGAGGTGCCTGGACCCCGTGCCTATGCGCGCCGCTGGGTCTTCTTGCTGGTGGTCAGCCTTCTGAGCTGCTCCAACGCGATG CTATGGCTCAGCTTTGCACCTGTAGCAGACACCATCGCACAGCACTTCTTCCTGTCCATGGAGCAAGTCAACTGGCTGTCACTAGTCTACCTTGTGGTATCCATCCCATTTGGCATGGCAGCCATCTGGGTTCTGGACTCTGTTGGGCTCCGTGGAGCG ACTGTCCTGGGTGCGTGGTTGAATTTTGCTGGGAGTTTGCTACGTGCTGTGCCCTGCTTGGATGTCAGGATCCCCAATCCCTTTGCCTTCTTCATGAGTGGCCAGAGCCTCTGTGCCGTGGCCCAGACCCTGGTCATCTCTTCTCCAGCCAAGCTGGCTGCCTTATGGTTTCCAGAGCACCAGCGAGCCACAGCTAACATGATCGGCACTATGT CAAATCCTCTGGGCATCCTTGTGGCAAATGTACTGTCTCCTGCCCTGGTCAAGAAGGCAGAGGACATCCCCATGATG CTTGGCATCTACATTGTTCCTGCTGCCCTTGCCTGTCTCTTGgccactgcctgcctctgggagAGTGTGCCTCCTACCCCGCCATCTGCAGGGGCTGCCAGCTCTACTTCAGAGAGTTTCTTCCACGGCCTCAAACTG CTCATACAGAATAAGGCCTATGTCATCCTGGCCATATGCTTTGGTGGTGGCATTGGTATCTTCTCCAGCTTCTCAGCCCTCCTGGAACAGATCCTTTGTGCCAATGGCTACTCCAAT GAGTTCTCAGGCCTCTGTGGGGCTCTCTTCATCGTGTTTGGGATTTTGGGGGCACTGCTTCTAGGCCTATATGTGGATCGGACCAAGCATTTCACTGAGGCCACCAAGATAGGCCTCTGTCTGACTTCCATGACCTTCGTGGCCTTTGCTCTG GTGTCCCAGCTACGGGGACAGACCTTTGCGTTGGCTGCCATCTGCTCCCTCCTTGGGCTCTTTGGCTTCTCAGTGGCACCTGTGGTCATGGAGCTGGCTGTTGAATGCTCGTTTCCTGTGGGTGAAGGTGCCTCTGCTGGCTTGATTTTTGTCCTGGG GCAGGCCGAGGGTGTGCTCATCATGCTTCTGCTGACAGCACTGACTGTGCGGCGAACAGGTCCATCCTTTTCTACCTGTCAGCAGGGTGAGGAGCCTCTAGACTGGACAG AgtctctgctgctgctggctgGCCTGTGTACGCTTCTCACCTGTGTCTTGGTGCTCTTCTTCAACACTCCATATCGGCGCCTGGAGGCTGAGTCTGGAGGACCCACTTCATCCAGGATGTGTGCCAGAGAGCCAAAGATAATAAGCCCCACCCAAGTGCCACCCCTTGAGACTCGTGGCTTAACATCTCCAGCTGGGGCCTTGCAGGAAGCTCCTGACCCTGCTTCTCTCTTCAAAGGACACTCAGAATGGGCAGAGACATCTAGTAAAGCAGAGGCTTGCTAG